The Sulfurospirillum halorespirans DSM 13726 genome has a window encoding:
- a CDS encoding phosphate/phosphite/phosphonate ABC transporter substrate-binding protein, whose product MLLKLFVFSFVLFTTLSAKEYTFATYPSNTPAKITQALTPLMEYLSAQSGDTFKLVVTKDYEELTRRIEEKSVDFAWVNTKNFVLLKEKIPSLHYLVTYLEHSKSGQITPYYQSFIVAMKDANITSLEGAQGKHFAFTDKESTSGYAYPMIIFEEHHINPYTFFQKVFFLKKHDKVIEALMSHSIEVGAISDGTYYNALEKYGDRLTILATSEPIPLDAIVASANVSLKESQRIAHLLENIPLDAPSNKAFEEHLGWASAGFVKKDEHFYETFKRTLKVPLYETLQ is encoded by the coding sequence ATGCTTCTAAAACTCTTTGTTTTCTCTTTTGTTCTTTTCACCACACTGAGCGCCAAAGAGTATACGTTCGCAACCTACCCTTCCAACACACCTGCAAAAATCACACAAGCGCTCACCCCTTTAATGGAGTACTTAAGTGCGCAAAGTGGCGATACGTTTAAGCTCGTTGTGACAAAAGACTACGAAGAGCTCACAAGGCGCATTGAAGAAAAAAGCGTTGATTTTGCCTGGGTCAATACGAAAAATTTTGTGCTACTTAAAGAGAAAATCCCGTCCCTTCACTACCTTGTGACCTACTTGGAACACTCGAAAAGTGGGCAAATCACCCCGTATTATCAATCCTTTATTGTAGCGATGAAAGACGCTAACATTACCTCATTGGAAGGAGCACAGGGTAAACACTTCGCCTTTACTGACAAAGAGTCAACCTCTGGCTATGCGTATCCCATGATCATTTTTGAAGAGCATCACATCAACCCCTATACGTTTTTTCAAAAAGTCTTTTTTCTCAAAAAACACGATAAAGTCATTGAAGCATTGATGAGCCACTCCATTGAAGTTGGCGCTATCTCGGATGGTACCTACTATAACGCTTTGGAAAAATACGGTGATCGTCTTACCATTCTTGCCACGTCTGAGCCCATTCCGCTTGATGCCATTGTAGCCTCCGCAAATGTCTCCTTAAAAGAGAGTCAACGCATTGCGCACCTGCTTGAGAACATCCCTTTAGATGCGCCCTCCAACAAAGCATTTGAAGAACATCTTGGATGGGCCAGTGCTGGCTTTGTGAAAAAGGATGAGCACTTCTACGAAACCTTTAAACGAACCCTCAAAGTGCCTCTGTATGAAACTCTACAATAA
- a CDS encoding PaaI family thioesterase: MKFKVTGKQHISKNCLVCGVENPFGLKTKFYELENKEVVAYFTPNTYLQSYPGILHGGISASILDETIGRAIMAHYGMESFGVTIELTLKYKKPVPLDVELKVVGRMTHDKGRIFEGTGELILPNGDIAVTASGRYMKRDVTQIVENDFIEDEWFESDGIDKDEIDL; this comes from the coding sequence GTGAAATTTAAAGTAACGGGTAAACAGCACATTTCCAAAAACTGTTTGGTGTGCGGCGTTGAAAATCCTTTCGGTCTTAAAACAAAATTTTACGAGCTTGAAAACAAAGAGGTTGTGGCGTACTTTACACCCAATACGTACCTTCAAAGTTACCCTGGCATTTTACATGGTGGTATCTCAGCCTCGATTTTGGATGAGACGATTGGGCGAGCGATTATGGCGCATTATGGGATGGAGAGCTTTGGCGTGACGATAGAGCTAACGCTCAAATATAAAAAACCTGTACCTCTCGATGTAGAACTTAAAGTCGTTGGGCGTATGACCCATGATAAAGGGCGTATTTTTGAAGGCACGGGAGAGCTGATACTTCCCAATGGTGACATAGCGGTTACCGCGTCAGGTCGCTACATGAAACGTGATGTCACACAGATTGTTGAAAATGATTTTATCGAAGATGAGTGGTTTGAAAGCGATGGAATCGATAAAGACGAGATAGACCTTTAA
- a CDS encoding sensor domain-containing diguanylate cyclase yields the protein MKLYNKILFLTIMQLAAILLFGIYQIQSLYLTQKTAFDQKNLIQSDMIQKRFEEKLESLQKTAQILINSQEVITGIISNDTDMLYNWSKLFLSSSIDKIHFIDLDGTIISRGELEFRFADDVSKRFYVQQALQNDTFLGIDLVDGEECLVYAKRVKQYGQKPIGIISVALIIDDALLASMVQGTTMSIAYHSEHQTLSTTKEQKLTNASSLHVMLQAGSIKEASFNIGLTSAEELSALKEARTNFFVGIGFALIILVLALHFTLLKHLREYKALAQVLIDFYEDRLDIKEVIATIKQVTKERTTPEVKKIAEALFNMSQKVADTQNALELLSSTDQLTNLSNRRKLEECLEQKLKESERGSFFSIVMIDIDRFKTINDTYGHEIGDHVLVHTARLMRESIRTSDILGRWGGEEFLLILPQTSLEGALVMAEQMRSTIYHFTFEHYPQRVTMSLGVSTHHVGDTPNSILRRADNALYRAKNSGRNRVEHED from the coding sequence ATGAAACTCTACAATAAAATCCTTTTTCTAACGATCATGCAGCTTGCTGCCATTTTACTTTTTGGGATTTACCAAATTCAATCCCTTTACCTGACCCAAAAAACAGCTTTTGATCAAAAAAATCTGATCCAATCAGACATGATTCAAAAGCGCTTTGAAGAAAAACTCGAATCATTACAAAAAACGGCGCAAATCCTCATCAATTCCCAAGAGGTCATTACAGGCATTATCAGCAATGACACCGATATGCTCTACAATTGGAGCAAACTCTTTCTCTCCTCTTCCATCGATAAAATTCATTTTATCGATTTGGATGGCACCATCATCAGCCGAGGTGAGCTGGAATTTCGCTTTGCCGATGATGTTTCAAAGCGTTTCTACGTTCAACAAGCCCTTCAAAATGACACGTTCCTAGGCATCGATCTAGTCGATGGAGAGGAGTGTTTAGTCTACGCAAAGCGCGTTAAGCAGTACGGGCAAAAGCCCATCGGCATCATCAGTGTTGCACTGATTATCGATGACGCATTGCTTGCTTCTATGGTGCAAGGTACCACGATGAGCATCGCTTACCACTCTGAGCATCAAACCCTCTCTACAACGAAAGAGCAAAAACTTACCAACGCCTCATCTTTACATGTAATGCTCCAAGCAGGAAGCATTAAAGAGGCAAGCTTTAACATCGGACTGACTTCGGCAGAAGAGCTCAGTGCCCTCAAAGAGGCGCGTACTAACTTTTTTGTGGGTATTGGGTTTGCCCTCATCATACTTGTTCTTGCCCTTCATTTTACATTGCTGAAGCATCTTAGAGAGTATAAAGCGCTTGCGCAAGTCCTCATTGACTTTTACGAAGACCGTTTGGATATCAAGGAGGTTATTGCTACCATCAAGCAGGTAACCAAAGAGCGTACCACGCCTGAGGTGAAAAAAATTGCCGAAGCACTGTTTAATATGAGCCAAAAAGTCGCCGACACCCAAAATGCACTTGAACTCTTAAGCAGTACCGACCAGCTAACCAATCTTTCCAACAGACGCAAACTAGAGGAGTGTTTGGAGCAAAAACTCAAAGAGAGTGAGAGAGGAAGCTTCTTTTCAATTGTTATGATCGACATTGACCGTTTTAAAACCATCAACGATACTTACGGACACGAGATAGGCGACCACGTTTTGGTTCATACTGCACGCCTGATGCGTGAATCCATCCGAACGAGTGATATACTTGGACGTTGGGGTGGAGAAGAGTTTTTACTGATTTTGCCCCAAACGAGCCTTGAAGGAGCGCTTGTTATGGCAGAACAGATGCGCTCAACCATTTACCACTTCACGTTTGAGCACTACCCACAACGTGTCACAATGAGTTTGGGCGTTTCCACGCACCATGTGGGCGACACCCCAAACAGCATTTTAAGGCGTGCCGATAACGCACTGTACCGAGCCAAAAACAGCGGAAGGAACAGGGTTGAACATGAAGATTAA
- the recQ gene encoding DNA helicase RecQ, translating to MTEPYRILQSVFGHHSFRAYQEEAVNAILAQKDIMMILPTGAGKSLCYQLPSLVMEGISVVISPLLALMHDQITALSTFGIKASMISSMQSPSEIQETMQACRKGELKLLYVAPERLKGESFLNFLQTLPLNFFVIDEAHCVSEWGHEFREDYRQLFRLKLYFPQTPIAAFTATATKIVEHDILHQLSLSNPLIIRAKVERDNLVIKADYRNANGREQLLAFLSGFEKESGIIYTLSRKDTESLALFLGTHKILARAYHAGLPTEEKNETFRAFLNDEIQVVVATIAFGMGIDKSNIRFVVHMSLPKTIENYYQEIGRAGRDGLPSSTLLLFSNSDIVEHKRRIGEQPTSEYQKVAYEKLEAMAKFATSQVCRHQQIANYFDDTINPCVTRCDNCVDGEKESVDISHEALKLLSSVYRTGQRFGLQYVVDVLMGANSEKIEQNGHQSLSVFGIGSDKTKAQWLSIGDRLMELEALKVGEYRVISLSEFGAQIIKQRLHVSIHAKRLEEHKRASKKAKQVVTGTFELSTFERLRTLRSEIAKENGIPPYVVFSDKTLKEMAEKLPHDKEAMLDISGVGEVKFERYGEAFLELCAKLA from the coding sequence GTGACTGAGCCATACCGCATTCTTCAAAGTGTCTTTGGACACCATAGTTTTCGAGCGTATCAAGAAGAGGCTGTCAATGCAATCTTAGCGCAAAAAGACATTATGATGATCTTGCCCACAGGGGCGGGGAAGTCTCTGTGTTATCAGCTACCTTCTTTGGTGATGGAAGGTATTAGCGTGGTGATTTCGCCTCTTTTAGCCTTGATGCACGACCAAATCACCGCACTTTCTACCTTTGGCATTAAAGCTTCTATGATCTCTTCGATGCAATCTCCATCCGAAATTCAAGAGACCATGCAAGCGTGCCGCAAAGGTGAACTCAAGCTTTTGTATGTTGCCCCTGAACGCTTAAAGGGTGAGTCATTTTTAAACTTCTTACAAACTCTTCCCCTTAACTTTTTTGTCATTGATGAAGCGCATTGTGTGAGTGAATGGGGGCATGAATTTAGAGAAGATTACCGCCAACTTTTTCGCCTCAAACTTTACTTTCCACAAACACCCATTGCTGCTTTTACGGCGACGGCAACGAAGATTGTCGAACACGATATTCTGCATCAATTAAGCCTCTCCAATCCCTTAATCATTCGTGCCAAAGTGGAGAGAGACAATCTTGTCATTAAAGCTGACTATCGCAATGCCAATGGGCGTGAACAACTCCTTGCTTTTTTGAGTGGTTTTGAAAAAGAGAGTGGCATCATCTACACCTTGAGTCGAAAAGATACCGAAAGTTTAGCGCTGTTTTTAGGAACGCACAAAATCCTCGCACGTGCTTACCATGCAGGACTTCCCACGGAAGAGAAAAATGAGACCTTTCGCGCATTTTTAAACGATGAAATTCAAGTCGTTGTGGCAACCATCGCCTTTGGTATGGGTATCGATAAGAGCAACATTCGTTTTGTGGTGCATATGTCACTGCCTAAAACTATCGAAAACTACTACCAAGAAATTGGACGTGCTGGTCGTGATGGCTTGCCATCTTCGACCTTGCTGCTTTTTTCCAATTCTGACATCGTGGAGCATAAGCGCCGCATCGGTGAACAGCCAACATCGGAGTATCAAAAAGTAGCCTATGAAAAATTAGAGGCAATGGCAAAATTTGCAACGTCACAAGTGTGCCGCCACCAACAGATCGCGAACTACTTTGATGACACGATAAATCCTTGTGTAACGCGTTGCGATAATTGCGTCGATGGCGAGAAGGAAAGTGTTGATATCTCACATGAAGCGTTAAAGCTTTTATCGAGTGTGTACCGCACAGGGCAACGTTTTGGACTGCAATACGTCGTGGATGTGTTAATGGGGGCAAATAGTGAAAAGATAGAACAAAATGGGCATCAAAGTCTTTCTGTTTTTGGCATTGGAAGCGATAAAACCAAAGCGCAGTGGCTCAGCATCGGCGACAGGCTGATGGAGCTTGAAGCGTTAAAAGTAGGCGAATACCGCGTGATAAGTCTCAGTGAATTTGGTGCGCAAATCATCAAACAACGTTTACATGTAAGCATTCATGCGAAGCGTTTGGAAGAGCACAAAAGAGCCTCTAAAAAAGCGAAACAGGTTGTCACGGGCACGTTTGAACTCTCTACGTTTGAGCGATTACGTACCCTTCGTTCAGAAATTGCCAAAGAAAATGGCATTCCACCATATGTCGTCTTTAGCGATAAAACCCTTAAAGAGATGGCAGAAAAATTGCCGCATGACAAAGAGGCGATGCTAGACATCAGTGGTGTGGGCGAAGTGAAGTTTGAGCGCTATGGCGAAGCCTTTTTAGAGCTGTGCGCCAAGCTTGCTTAG
- a CDS encoding DEAD/DEAH box helicase gives MLFEKLGLIVPLQEAVTELGYTKPTPVQNKVIPLVLEGKDVMATAQTGTGKTAAYALPLLQILAKKTQKSTTKKVVRALILVPTRELASQVNLNVQEYGKNLELTIGAIYGGVKFTPQVKKLEKGIDVLIATPGRLLEHIKLDNVDLSRVEMLVFDEADRILDMGFWDEVETLLSLLPKKRQTLLFSVGVSKSVKRLSEVSLKKPITVAINNQGEFAKNVQQTIYVVDKERKCEMLSFMIGTENWHQVLVFTKTKQSADEVGDYLSKSGLKTLVLHGDKAHSQRTKAVAAFKENSIRVLVATDIASRGLDIEDLPHVINYELPGDAEDYLHRAGRTGRAGKEGRAISFVSQEEKLKLKEIEKILKYTLKTEFYPGFETQVWVEKEAKKHTIQAKIDREKANKKPMGLRKKREEIKANKAKKTAKTCGIGAKNCKVK, from the coding sequence AACAAGGTCATCCCTTTGGTGTTAGAGGGAAAAGATGTTATGGCAACGGCGCAAACGGGCACGGGAAAAACGGCCGCTTACGCACTGCCACTTTTACAAATATTGGCTAAAAAAACACAAAAATCAACCACAAAAAAAGTCGTACGTGCGCTTATTTTAGTGCCCACACGTGAGCTTGCGTCACAAGTCAATCTCAACGTGCAAGAGTATGGCAAGAACCTTGAGTTAACCATCGGGGCGATTTACGGTGGTGTAAAGTTTACACCGCAAGTTAAAAAATTGGAGAAGGGCATCGATGTTCTTATCGCCACTCCAGGGCGACTTTTAGAGCATATCAAACTGGACAATGTTGATCTCTCTCGTGTGGAGATGCTCGTTTTTGATGAAGCCGATAGAATCCTCGACATGGGCTTTTGGGATGAGGTTGAGACATTGCTTTCCCTTTTACCTAAAAAACGTCAAACCTTGCTGTTTTCCGTCGGAGTTTCCAAGTCGGTCAAACGTCTTTCCGAAGTCAGTTTGAAAAAACCTATTACTGTGGCTATCAACAATCAAGGTGAATTTGCTAAAAATGTGCAACAAACCATTTACGTGGTGGACAAAGAGCGCAAGTGCGAGATGCTCTCTTTCATGATCGGTACTGAAAACTGGCATCAAGTGTTGGTCTTTACCAAAACGAAACAGAGTGCTGATGAAGTGGGCGATTACCTCAGTAAAAGTGGCTTGAAAACATTGGTCTTGCATGGCGATAAAGCGCACTCACAACGCACCAAAGCGGTTGCTGCTTTTAAAGAAAACTCTATTCGTGTGTTGGTCGCTACGGACATCGCCTCTCGTGGTCTTGACATCGAAGATCTGCCGCATGTCATTAACTACGAACTCCCCGGAGACGCAGAAGATTATTTGCATCGAGCAGGACGTACGGGTCGTGCAGGTAAAGAGGGACGAGCGATTTCGTTTGTTTCTCAAGAAGAAAAGTTAAAGTTAAAAGAGATCGAAAAGATCCTAAAATACACGCTTAAAACAGAGTTTTACCCTGGTTTTGAGACGCAAGTATGGGTTGAAAAAGAGGCGAAAAAACATACGATTCAAGCCAAAATTGACCGTGAAAAAGCCAATAAAAAGCCAATGGGTCTTCGTAAAAAACGTGAAGAGATCAAAGCAAATAAAGCCAAAAAAACTGCTAAAACATGTGGTATTGGCGCTAAAAATTGTAAAGTAAAATAA
- a CDS encoding phosphate/phosphite/phosphonate ABC transporter substrate-binding protein, whose product MKIKNILSIVLLLCLSLFANEKQKLVFAVNPYKTTPELQTIHAELIGYLEKALDREIVFVVSKDYNHLVTLIEQGSVDIASISPKLFATLRLKEPEAHYLATIKFADSQGNVRSSYHSLIVTLSDSSIQTFADLRGKSFGFTDVDSTSGYLYPQFMMRQNGIDPEKELGKIYMLKKHPKIIQALFEKSIEAGAVVDGVYRALSKEEKEKIRILATSEEIPYDLMIASKQMDKAFVTKIRALLLAFHSTPSSTFSIAGFEEKSLFLYDRLRDLE is encoded by the coding sequence ATGAAGATTAAAAACATTTTGAGCATTGTGCTCCTATTGTGTCTCTCACTTTTTGCCAATGAAAAACAAAAGCTTGTCTTTGCGGTAAATCCTTATAAAACCACTCCAGAGCTTCAAACGATTCATGCTGAGCTGATTGGCTACCTTGAAAAGGCGTTGGATCGTGAAATCGTTTTTGTGGTTTCCAAAGATTACAATCATCTCGTAACACTGATAGAGCAAGGCAGTGTCGACATTGCCTCCATTTCGCCCAAATTGTTTGCCACATTGCGTTTAAAAGAGCCTGAGGCACACTATTTAGCAACTATTAAATTTGCCGATAGCCAGGGAAATGTTCGAAGCTCGTATCATAGCTTGATTGTTACATTAAGCGACAGTTCCATTCAAACCTTTGCCGATTTGAGGGGTAAAAGCTTTGGATTTACCGATGTTGATTCGACCTCAGGGTACCTCTATCCACAGTTTATGATGCGCCAAAATGGGATTGATCCTGAAAAAGAGCTTGGCAAAATTTATATGCTAAAAAAACATCCTAAAATCATTCAAGCCTTATTTGAAAAATCAATCGAAGCAGGAGCTGTGGTTGATGGAGTTTATCGCGCACTTTCCAAAGAGGAAAAAGAAAAAATTCGCATCCTTGCCACTTCAGAAGAGATACCGTATGATTTGATGATTGCTTCAAAACAGATGGATAAAGCCTTTGTAACAAAGATTAGAGCGCTTCTTTTAGCTTTCCATTCAACCCCATCCTCCACCTTTAGCATTGCCGGATTTGAGGAAAAATCGCTTTTTCTCTACGACCGCCTTCGCGATTTGGAGTAG
- a CDS encoding YwbE family protein, giving the protein MSAGQSRSNIQKGVKVLIVLKEDQRSGKLTEGVVKDILTNSANHPHGIKVRLESGAVGRVKEIIL; this is encoded by the coding sequence ATGAGTGCAGGACAGAGTCGAAGTAACATCCAAAAAGGGGTTAAAGTCTTGATCGTTTTAAAAGAAGATCAACGTAGTGGCAAGCTTACAGAAGGTGTCGTTAAAGACATTCTGACCAATTCAGCGAACCATCCGCATGGCATCAAAGTGCGCCTTGAAAGTGGTGCGGTTGGGCGTGTGAAAGAGATTATTCTCTAA